Within the Streptomyces sp. YIM 121038 genome, the region CCGCGCTGTAGGTGAAGCCGGAGCCACCGGAGCCAGGGGTGCCCGCCAGATCTTCCGGGTCCGCCGCGTCCGGCGCGTCCGGCGCGCCCACCGGGCCCGCCGCGTCCGGCCCGCCCGTGGAGGCCGCGGCGCCCCGCCGAGCCCCGGAACCCGTTTCGAGCGGTTCCTCACCCTTGATGCGATTCATGCTCAGCGCCCCGTCCCGCGTAGTTCGTCGTACGCATTGTCCCTTCAGGTCCCTTCCGGGTGCCTTCCAGCAGGTCCCATCCGGGTTCCCCTCAGACCGACTCCCGGAACGGACGATGAGTTCCCGGCGTCTGAAGGAGCGGAGGGGGGCACCGTCGGCTCCCTCGCGGCCCATGACGCATCATGGGGTCATCACACCGGAGCCTCGGGCTCCCCCTGCCCGAGGAGAAAAAGGCCGCATGACCAAGCGTCACGGTTATGCACTGCTGGCCGCTTTGCTCGCGGTCACCCTGGTCGTATCGGCGGCCATATACCTCGGCGTCACGGGCGCCGACGACACCGGGGACGCGTCCGGCGCGGGCCCCCGCACACCGCGCAACTCCGCGGCCCCCGCCTCCGCGGGCACCTGGGTCGGGACCTGGTCCGCGTCCCCGGCGGGCGCCGAGCCCGGCACGCGGGCGCACGGCCTCGCGGGCCGCACCGTGCGCAACGTGGTGCACACCAGCGTGGGCGGCGACGGCGCCCGCGTCACCCTCTCGAACCTGTACGGCAGCCGGCCGCTGACCGTCACGCACGCCTCCCTCGCGGTGGCCGCCGGGGCCGGCAGCCCGGCCGCGGCCGCCGACACGCTGCGCCGCCTCACCTTCCGCGGCGAGACGTCCGTCGTCATCCCGCCCGGCCGCCAGGTGATCAGCGACGCGGCGCGCCTGCGCGTCCCGCACGACGCGGACCTGCTGGTCACCACGTACTCGCCGACGCCCTCGGGCCCGGTGACGTACCACCCGCACGCCCGCCAGATCTCCTACGTGGCCGACGGCGACCGGACCGAGGACGCGACCGGGGCGGCGTACCACGAGCAGAGCCCGTACTGGCGGTACGTCTCCGCCGTGGACGTCCTCAGCAGCGACACGGACGGCACGGTCGTCGTCATCGGGGACTCGATCACCGACGGCATCACGTCCACCATGGGCGCCAACCGCCGCTGGACCGACGTGCTCGCGGACCGGCTGCGCGACGAGGCGGGCGCGCCGCGCTACAGCGTCGTCAACCAGGGCATCAGCGGCAACCGCGTCCTGTCCGACGGGCGCCCCGCCCGCTCCGCGGACGCCCCCGCGAACAACCCCAGCGGCCTGTCCCGCTTCGACCGCGACGTCCTCGGCCGCAGCGGCGCCAAGGCCGTCGTCATCGCCCTCGGCATCAACGACATCCTGCGCAACCCGCGGCAGACCGATGCCCAGCGCATCCTCGACGGGCTGCGGGAGCTGACCCGCCAGGCCCACACCCGCGGCCTGCGCGTCGTCGGCGCCACGCTCATGCCCTTCGGCGGCCACCGGGGCTACGCCCCCGCCCTGGAGGCGGTGCGGCAGTCCGTCAACGCCGAGATCCGCTCGGGGCGGGTCTTCGACGACTTCGTGGACTTCGACAAGGCCCTGCGCGACCCGTACGACCCCCGCAGGCTCCTCGGCCGCTACGACTCGGGCGACAGCCTCCACCCCAGCGACGCGGGCTTCCGCCGCATGGGCGAGGCCTTCGACCTGGGGGACCTGAAGGGGTCCGGCGCGGCCGAGCTGTGAGAGAACGGTCACCCGGCGGCGCCCGCCGGGCTGTGTTAGAGTTTCAGCGTTGCAGTTGTGGTACCCATGAACCTATGTGCGCCTGACGGGAATGTTTCCTCGGGCGCATTAGTTTTTTCCGGCATCTCCGGATGGGGCCTCTGCCTACAGTCAAGGAGAATGTCATGGCACAGGGAACCGTGAAGTGGTTCAACTCGGAAAAGGGCTTCGGCTTCATCGAGCAGGACGGCGGCGGCCCCGACGTCTTCGCCCACTACTCGAACATCGCCACCCAGGGCTTCCGTGAGCTCCAGGAGGGCCAGCGCGTCTCCTTCGACGTGACGCAGGGCCAGAAGGGCCCGCAGGCGGAGAACATCGTCCCCGCCTGATCGCCGGACGCGTATCCACTCACCGGGGTCCGTACCGTCACGGTGCGGACCCCGGTTTGTGCTGTTTCCAGGAAGGCAAGTACCCGCATGTCCCGCAGGCCCCAGAAGCCGAACCGGCGCGCGTCGTCGGCCAAGACGTCCTCGTCCAGGTCGTCCAAGTCGTCCGCGTCCTCGGCGCCGCCCGCGAGGGATTTCCGGCTGCCGGAGAACACGACACCCGCACTCCCCGCCGTCGAGGGCTTCGCCGATCTGGACATGCCTTCGGGCCTGCTCAAGACCCTCACCGCGCAGGGGGTGACCACCCCCTTCCCCATCCAGGCCGCCACGCTGCCCAACTCGATCGCCGGGCGCGACCTCCTCGGCCGCGGCCGCACCGGATCCGGCAAGACGCTCGCCTTCGGGCTCGCGCTGCTGACCCGCACGGCCGGCCTCCGCGCCGAGCCCAAGGCGCCCCTCGCCCTCGTCCTCGTACCCACGCGTGAGCTCGCCCAGCAGGTCACGGACGCGCTGACCCCCTACGCGACGGCGGTGAACCTCCGCCTCGCCACCGTGGTCGGCGGCCTCTCCATCACCAAGCAGGCCGCCACGATCCGGCGCGGCGCCGAGGTCCTCGTGGCGACCCCCGGCCGGCTCAACGACCTCGTGGAGCGCGGGGACTGCGTGCTCGGTGACGTCCGCGTCACGGTGCTCGACGAGGCCGACCAGATGACCGACATGGGCTTCCTGCCGCAGATCACCAAGCTGGTCGAGCGCGTGCGGCCCGACGGTCAGCGCCTGCTCTTCTCGGCCACCCTGGACCGGAACATCGACCGCCTGGTGCAGCGGTTCCTGACCGACCCGGTGGTGCACTCCGTGGACCCGTCCGCGGGCGCGGTGACCACCATGGAGCACCACGTGCTCCACGTTCAGGACGAGACCGACAAGAAGGCCGTCACCACGCGCATCGCGGCCCGCGACGGCCGGGTGATCCTCTTCATCGACACCAAGCGCGCCGCGGACCGGCTCGCCAAGCGGCTCCTCGCCGTGGGCGTGCGCGCGGCGGCCCTGCACGGCGGCCGCTCCCAGCCGCAGCGCAACCGCACCCTGGAGCAGTTCAAGAACGGGCAGGTCACCGCCCTGGTGGCGACGAACGTCGCGGCCCGGGGCATACACGTCGACGACCTCGACCTCGTCGTGAACGTCGATCCGCCGGCCGACCACAAGGACTATCTGCACCGCGGCGGCCGCACGGCCCGCGCCGGTGACTCCGGCAGCGTGGTCACGCTGGTCCTGCCCGAGCAGAAGCGGGACATCACCCGGCTCATGTCGGACGCGGGCATCCGCCCCCGGACCAGCCGCGTCACGTCGAGCGACACGGAGCTGGCCGACATCACCGGCGCCCGCGAGCCCTCCGGCGTGGCCGTCACCATCGAGGTCCCGCAGCCCCAGGCACCCGCCTCCGGCCGCGCCGACGGGGCGTCCGGCTCCGATTCCCGCAGGCGGTCCAGCCGCCGGCGCCGCGGTGGCGGCGGGGCGAAGGCCGCGACGGGCACCGCGACCGGCACCACGGGCACGGCCGGAGGCCGGGGCTCGGAGCGCCGGGCGTCCGGCGGGACGACGGCGGGCGCGGCCTCCGGCCGTGGCTCCGGCCGCCGGTCCGCCGCCGGTGCCGCCTCCGGCAACGCCGGGCGCGGTTCCGGACGGCGTACGGCGGCGGGCGGCGCCAAGGGCGGCGCGGGCACCGGCCGCCAGGGCGGCCGCCGGGACTCCGCGGCCTAGGCCACCGGCCAGGCCCTGACCCACCCCCGCGGGGCGTCACGCCCCGCTCGTCAGGATGGTGTCGATCCGCTTCAGGACCGGCTGCGACTCGCGGTGCAGCCGGTCCAGGTCGAGGCCCTCGTCCCCCAGGACGACGAACAGGGCGTTGTCCCCGACCGCGTACACCGCCGCACAGCCCCGGCTGCCGTACGACACCGCGCTGCGCAGCACGCCCCGCCCGGTCATCGCGACCATGCGCTGGGAGAGGCCCAGGCCGGCCGCGGCGAGCGCGGCGAGGCTGTCGGCGTCGATCGCCTCGTCCGTGTCGGACACGATGAGCAGCCCGTCGACCGCCGCCACGGCCGTGTCCGTGACGCCCGCGAGCTGTTCGCGCAGCCCCCGCATCTCCGTCGCCAGTGCCTCGTGGTTCATTCCATGGCCCCCCTCGGGCGTACGTACGTGATGCGAGGCGATGTCACACGGGGCGCGGGGCCCGCCGGGTCGCCGGCGTCGCGGGGGGCATGTCTACCAACCGGCGTGCGCCCTTCGCCCGCATTCGCACAATGTGACGGAATGTGGTCCGGCCCGTGGATCGGGAATCGCTTTCCTTTCGATCGAGCGACTGTTTACTTCTGGTTCACCCTTTTCGGGGAGAAAATCGCTCACCCGCCCGGATTACCGCCGGAACACGTCACGGAATGGACGCCCTGCGGCACGGTCCTGTCGTTCTCAGGCAGGTTCCGAGGGAATGCGCCAGGTCCTTCCGCCGGTGTCGTGGCGGTGCATAACCTCCGCGTCACCGCGGCACGGTGTGCGAACCGCCGCGCCGCGCGGGGAGGGGAGCCCGGGTGTCCGGAATCGACGTGTGTCTGTACGAGGTCATGGCCCTGCCGGGTGCGCGGGGCGCCGCCCTCGTCGACTGGACGTGCGGCCTCGCGCTCGGCTCGGCGGGCGAACCGCCGCGCGGAGAGGCCGAGTCGGCCGCTGTCGAGGCGGCGGAGCTGGCCCGGCTCTCCGTGGAGTACGGCACCTTCCGGCCACCGGACGACGAGGCGCCGCCGGGCCCCGGGGCGCCGGGGGCCGTCGAGGACCTGATCGTCACCACCCGCACCGCCTACCACCTGCTGCGGTTCGTCGAGACCGGCGACGAGAGCAGCGTGTTCCTGCATCTGTGGCTCGACCGGGACGCGGGGAACCTGGCTGTGGCCCGCCTGTGCCTCAGGGACGCCGCCCGAAGGCTGGTCCTGGAGTGAACGCCACCGCGCCGCCGACGGCGCAGACGGCCCTGCCCTCGCGCTGCTCGACGCTCCAGCGCCTGGCCGCGGAGGGCGCCACGGGCGCGCTGCTGCGCGACACCGGGACGCTGTACCTCACCGAGGGCCGGGTCAGCCACGCCGAGAGCGCGTCGGCCCCCGGCGTCGACGTCCTGCTCGTCGCGGGCGGGCGGCTGCCGCGCGCGGTCTGGGACGAGGCCGCGGGGCGGGCGGGCCCCCGGCGGCAGGTCGGCAGCCATCTGGTCGCCGAGGGCCACCTCACCCCTGGGGAGCTGGAGATCTGCCTGCTCACCGCCTTGTACGACGCCGCGCTCTTCGCCCTGGCCCCGGGCGGCGGGCCCACCCGGTTCCGGCGCGGCGTCGGCCACGGCATCGGCACGGTGCGGCCCGTGCCCGCCGCCGCCGTGGAGCGGGAGGCCCGGCGGCGCAGACGACTGCTCGACAGCGCCTGGCCGGGCCCGGCCATCGACACGGCGCCGCTGGTGCGGCGGCCGGGGCCGCCCGGCGGGAGCGTGCCGCGCCGCCAGCGCGCCCTGCTCGACCTGGCCGACGGCCGCCGCACCCCGGGCGATCTGTCGCGGCTGCTCGGCAGGCCGGTCTTCCACGTCCTGCTCGAGGTGCGCCGCCTGGCCGTCGCGGGGCTGATCGACCCGCCGCGCCCGCCGCCGCCCGAGCCGGACGCCCCCGACGTCCCGCCCCGGGACTCCCCCGCCGCCCGCTCCTTCGGGACGGACGGCTTCACCCCGCCCGACGTCGCGCTGCTGCGCCGGGTCCGCGACGCCCTGGAGGCCCTGTGACGCGCGGCGCCACGGGCCGGGGCGCGAGTGCTCCGTGAGGGGGCGGGCCGCACGGCGCCGCGCCCTGAGGAGGCAGCTGATGGCGGTGGAACCCGACGTGCTCGACGAACTCGCCCGGCTGCGGGCCCGGGTCCCGCGGCTGACCGGTGCCCTCGCGGCCGACACGGGCGGCCGCGTGCTCGCCCGGGACGCCGCGGACGAGGGGGCCCAGCGTCTTGCCGCCCTCACCGTGGACGCCCTCCTGGCCGCCCTGCGGCTCGCGGACGCCGCGGGCCAGGGGCGGGCGGGAGAGCTGCTCGTCCGGGGCGAGGGGGGCTACGTAGCGGCGTACACGGCGGGCCCCACCGCCGTCCTGACCCTCCTCGCGGAGCCGCGCGTCAACGTGGGCCGGCTCCATCTGGAGGGCCGCCGGGCCGGCGCCCGGATCGGGGAACTGCTCGACGGGGCGCTCGAACGACTGGAGGACACCTGACCATGACCCCTCCCACAGCCCGCTCCACCAACAGACGGAAAGGAAGTACGAGTCCCATGTACAACACCGAAACCGCCCTCAAAGAGGCGATGACCGCCATCGACGGCACCCTCGGCGCGGCCCTCGTCGACTACAGCAGCGGCATGGCCCTCGGCACCCTGGGCGGCAGCAAGGAACTCGACCTGTCCGTGGCCGCGGCGGGCAACACCGACGTGGTGCGCGCCAAGGTGCGGACCATGGAGATGCTCGGCCTCAAGAGCGAGATCGAGGACGTCCTGATCACCCTCAGCGATCAGTACCACTTGATCCGGCTGCTGAAGTCCCGCAACAACAGCGGGCTCTTCCTCTATCTCGCGCTCGACAAGGACAAGGCGAACCTCGCGATGGCCCGGCACCAGCTGCGGCGCATCGAGGCCGAGCTGGACGTCTGACCGCCGCGGCGGACGGCGGGGGCGGGCGGGCTACTGCCCGTCCCCGCCCCGGATGCCGCGGTGGTGGTCCTCCGGCCGCCGGTGGCGGAGCTCGTGGCGCTCCCGGTGGTGGAGGCGCCGGGCCTCCCGCTCCTCGAGCCGCTCCTGGCGGCGCTGCTCCTTCAGGCGCTGGCGCTCGGCCTTGCGGAGCTTGCGCTCGACGCCGACGCCGCCCATCAGGGCGAAGCCGGTGACGGTCACCCGCGGGGAGCCGGGGGTGCCCTCGCCCGTGGCGTCGTCGCCGAAGCCGCCCATGATGCCGAAGCCCTTGACGGTGACGTTCAGTTCGGGCGGCACGGTGACCTGGATGCCGCCCATGATCGTGAAGCAGCGGATCACGACGTCGCGCTCGGCGAAGCGCGCCTCGCGCAGGTCGATCTCGCCGCCGCCCCACATCGCGAACGAGGTGAAGAGCCGCCCGATGGTCCAGCCGCCCTTGCGGTTGAAGCCGCTCCAGAGGGCGAAGGCGCCGCTGGAGGTGGGCTCGGCGCCCACGACGACGCGCTCCGCCCAGTCGATCTCCGTCGAGTCGTCGTCGGCGGACCGCTTGACCAGGGACGTCTTGGGGGCGGGGGCGACCGCGCCGGCCGCGGGCAGGTCCCGGGTGAGCGGCGCGAGGTCGCCGTACGTACGGGCGCGGTACGCCGTGTCCACCCGCTCGTTGAACTCGTCCATGTCGAGGCGGCCCTCGGCGAGGGCCTCGCGCAGGACTTCGGCGACGCGCTCGCGGTCGGCGTCGGAGGCGCGCAGGCCCGGGTCCGGCGCGCCGGGGACGGCCGGCGGCGACGCGGCGGGCCGCGGCGCGGGGGGCGGGGAAGACTCGGCGTCCGTCATACCCCGAAGCCTACGAGGTCCCCCGGTCGGCGTACATCTTGGCGATGACGGCCTCGATGTCCGGCTCGCGCACGGAGAGGTCGAGCAGCGGGTAGCGCTCGGCGACCGCGGCGACCAGCGGGGCCGCGGAGGCGTCCGCGGGGAAGGCCAGCCACTGCCGGGGGCCCTCGGTGCGCACGACCCGCGCCGACTCGACCTCCAGGGGCGGGAGTTCGTGCTCCAGGTCCACGATCAGCATGCGCTCGCTCTGGCCCGCCTCGTGGAGGCCGTCGAGCGGGCCGTCGTACATCAGGCGCCCGTGGTCGATGACCATGACGCGCTCGCAGAGCTGCTCGATGTCGGTGAGGTCGTGGGTGGTGAGCAGGACCGTGGTGCCGGACTCGGCGTTCAGATCGCGCAGGAAGCCGCGGACCTTGGCCTTGCTGACCACGTCGAGGCCGATGGTCGGCTCGTCCAGGTAGAGGACCTCCGGGTCGTGCAGGAGCGCCGCCGCGATGTCGCCGCGCATGCGCTGGCCGAGCGAGAGCTGGCGCACGGGGACGTCCAACAGGGCGCCCAGGTCCAGGAGTTCGACACAGCGGTCGAGGTTCTCGGCGAACCGGGCGTCAGGAATCCGGTACATCCGGTGCATCAGGCGGTACGAGTCGATGAGCGGCAGGTCCCACCACAGCGTGGTGCGCTGGCCGAAGACGACGCCGATGTGCCGGGCCAGGCGGGTGCGTTCGCGGGCCGGGTCGATGCCCGCGACCCGCAGCCGGCCGCCGCTGGGCGTGAGGATGCCGGTGAGCATCTTGATGGTGGTCGACTTGCCCGCGCCGTTCGGCCCGATGTAGCCGACCATCTCGCCGCGCGGCACCCGGAAGGTGATGCCGTCCACGGCCCGCACCTGGTGCCGCTCGCGGCGCAGGAAGCCGGTCTTCCTGCGGACGTCGAAGACCTTCTCGACGCCGTCGAGGGTGATGAACGCGTCGGTGTCCACGAAAGGGTCAGCTCCCTGTGCTGCGGTAGGAACGGAGTCCCGCGCGCCAGGCGAGCCCCGCGAGCGCCAGACACGCGAGGGCCACGAGCGGCGGGGCGAAGGCGGCCCACTCCGGCAGGCCGAGCGGAGCCGGGCGGCCGAGGACGTACAGGCCGGGCAGCCAGTTCACGAAGGCGATCGGGACGACGAACGTGACCCCGCGCACCAGGTCGTCGGCGAAGACGGTCGGCGGGTACTGGAGCAGCGTGTTGCCGCCGTACGTGACGGAGTTCTGCACCTCGGAGGCGTCCTGGGCGACGAACTGGAAGGCCGCGCCGAGCACGAAGACGGCGGCGAAGATCCCGGCCCCGCTGATCAGCATCAGCGGCACGAGCAGCACCTTCAGGGGCGTCCAGGCGATGTCCACGCTCCAGAAGGCGTACGCGAGGACCAGCAGGCCCTGGGTGATCCGGCCGAGGCGGCGCAGCGCGAAGCGGTCGGCCGCGACCTGCGCGAGGACCGGCACGGGGCGGACCAGGAGGGTGTCGAGCGTGCCGTCGCGCACCCGGGTGCCGAGCCGCTCCATGGAGCCCATGGCGAGGTCGGCCACGCCGAAGGCGGTGGACGCCGCCCCGTACAGGAAGGCGATCTCGCCGAGGCCGTAGCCGCCGAGCCGGTCCACCTGGGAGAACATCAGCAGGATCGCGACGAAGTCGAGCGCGGTCGCCGCGAAGTTCCCGAAGGCCGTCAGCGCGAAGGAGGCGCGGTACGCCATGGTGGAGCGGATCCACATGGCGGTGATCAGGCGGTAGGCGCGCACGCCCTCGCGGGCCCTGCCGAGCGGCCCCACCGGGGCGCCGAGGCCGCCGGACGCCGGGCCCGCGGCCCGCTCGCGCGGCGGCTGGGGCCGCTCCCGCAGCGACTCAGCCACCCTGGACCACCACCCGTCGGGTCGCCACGCCCTGGAGCAGCCGTCCGACGGCGAGCAGCGCCGCCGCCCAGGCGGCCTGGAAGGCGTAGATCGCGAGGAGCCCGGTGCCCGTGTGCTTGCCCAGGAACACGTCCGCGGGCACCTGGAGCAGCGCCGACCAGGGCAGGGCCCGGGCGATCTCGCCGAGGGCGCCGGGGAAGACGTTCAGGGGCAGCAGCATGCCGGAGAAGAACGTGCCCGCGAGCCAGGAGATCTGGGCCACGCCCGCGCCGTCCAGGAGCCAGAAGGCGCTGAGCGCCACGAGATAGCGCAGGGCGAAGCTGACGACGACGCCGAGGAACACCGCGAGGAGCGTCGCGAGCCAGGTCAACGGAGATCGCGGCAGCGCGAGTTGGAAGGCGAGCGCCCCGAAAATCATCGGCACCACCCCACGGCCCAGAAGGTGGAACGCGGCCCGGCCCAGATCGCTCGCGAGCCACCACGCCTGGAGGTCGGCGGGCCGGTGGAGATCGGTCGCCACGTCGCCGGTGCGGATGCGCTCCATCAGGTCCGCCTCGAAGCCGCCGCCCATCGCCGCGACGGTCATCAGGAGGGCCTGACCGAGCCAGACGTACGTGAGCGCCTGCGCCTGGTCGTATCCTCCTAGTCCGGGTCTCTCGTCCCAGAGGGCTTTGTAGGTGTAGGCCAGGATCACCCCGAACACCGTGTTGGTGAACACACCCGCCAGCGTCGCCATCCGGTATGTGGCGAATCTCCGGAAGTTTCCTCCGGCGACGGCCGCGTACAAGCGGAACCGTCCTGTTCTCACGCACATCCCTTTCAGAGAGCCTCGTCCCGCTTCCAGGCCGGGCGCCCGGACCGCGTGTCCGGACCGAAGCGCAGGAGCCTAATGTGAGCGGGGCCGTCCGTGCCAGGCAATTTCGCCGCGCGGCGCGTGCCTGGTCAGAAAGGCATGCGGAGACAGTGTGCAATGGGTCGTACGAGGCGTACGACGCGAACTGGGAGTTCCGCGAGACATGAGCAGCGACGAGCCGCAGCAGCGGCGTGGTCCCGGGCGCGGGCCCGCTGACGGGCCCGGGGAGCCCGCCGCCCCCGAGGACGGGCCTGCGGCCCCGCGCCGGGACGCCCCGGAGGGGGCCCGCCGCCCCGCCGACGCGGGGCGCCCGGGCGTCCCCGGCAAGGGTGACGGGCCCGCACGCCGGGATGACCCCGCCGCGCGCCCCGGCCAGGGCGCGCCCGACCCCGCCACCCAGCAGATCCGGCCGGTCACGGACGGGGGCGGGGCCGCGCCGCGGGGCAAGGGCAAGGGCGGCCCCGCGCCCCTGCGCAAGAACGGCTCCGCCGCGACGCCCCAGGGCTCCCCGGCCGCCGGGGCGAACGACCCCGCGACCCAGCAGATCCGCCCCGTGAAGGCCGGTGCCCAGGGGGCCGGGGCCGCGGGGGCCGGGGCCGCGGGGGCCGGGGCCGCGGGCGCTGCGGGGGCGGCGGCGAAGGGCGGCCCCGCCACGACCCGGCTGCGCCCCGTACGGCCCGAGGGGCCCGGCGCCGGGCACCAGGAGCCCGGGAACGGCCGGCCGCAGGGCTGGGCGCCCCGCGACCCCGGCGAGGGCGGGGCGGGCGACGGCGACGGGGCGAGCCCCGCCGGGCCCGTCGCGCCCGGCCAGCAGGGCAAGAAGGGCAAGAAGGCGAAGCGGCCCAAGCGCAAGGGCTGGCGGCGCCTGTTCCCGACCTGGCGGATGGTGCTCGGCGCCTTCATCCTGTTCGTCCTGCTCGGCGTGGGCGCGTTCATGACGGGCTACTTCCTCGTGAACATCCCGCCGGCCAACGCCATGGCCACCAAGCAGAGCAACGTCTATCTGTACTCCGACGGCACCGAGATCGCCCGCGACGGCAAGGTCAACCGCGAGAACGTGCCGCTGTCGAAGGTGCCCAAGAAGGTCCAGCACGCGGTCCTCGCCGCCGAGGACCGGGACTTCTACAGCGAGTCCGCCGTCGACCCCAAGGCGATGCTCCGCGCGGGCTGGAACACGCTCACCGGCAAGGGCAAGCAGTCCGGTTCGACGATCACCCAGCAGTACGTGAAGAACTACTACCTGGCGCAGGAGCAGACGGTCTCGCGCAAGGTGAAGGAGTTCTTCATCGCGATCAAGCTGGACCGCGAGGTGAGCAAGGACGAGATCCTCCAGGGCTATCTGAACACCAGCTACTTCGGCCGCAGCGCGTACGGCGTGCAGGCCGCGGCGCAGGCGTACTACGGCAAGGACGTCGAGGACCTGTCCGTCGGCCAGGGCGCGTACCTGGCGACCCTGGTGAACTCCCCCAACGCCTACGACGTGGCGACGCACCCGGAGAACAAGCCGCGCGCCGTCGCGCGCTGGAACTACGTCCTGGACGGCATGGTCAAGGAGGGCTGGCTCGAGAAGGCCGAGCGGGACAAGGTCAAGTTCCCGATGCCGGAGCAGGCGAAGGGCGCGCCGGGCCTCTCCGGCCAGCGCGGCTACGTCGTGAAGGCCGTCGAGGACTATCTGATCGAGAACCGGATCGTCGACGAGGACGCCCTCAGCAAGGGCGGCTACCGCATCACCACCACGCTCCAGAAGCCCAAGCAGGACGCCTTCGTGAAGGCCGTCGACGAGCAGGTCATGTCGAAGATCGACAAGAAGGTCCGCAAGATCGACAAGGACGTGCGGGTGGGCGGCGCCTCGGTGGACCCCAAGACCGGCAAGGTCGTCGCGATGTACGGCGGCATCGACTACACGAAGCAGTTCGTGAACAACGCGACCCGGCGCGACTACCAGGTCGGCTCGACCTTCAAGCCGTTCGTGTTCACCTCGGCGGTGGAGAACGACTCGACCACGCAGGACGGCCGCCCGATCACGCCGAACACGGTCTACGACGGCAACAACCGCCGCCCGGTCCAGGGCTGGGACGGCGGCACGTACGCGCCCGCCAACGAGGACGACTACCAGTACGGCGACATCAGCGTGCGCGAGGCCACGGACAAGTCCGTGAACTCGGTCTACGCGCAGATGGCCGTCGACGTCGGCTCGGACAAGGTCAAGGAGACCGCGGTCGCGCTCGGCGTCCCGGCGAAGACGCCGGACCTGACGGCGTCCCCGTCGATCGCGCTCGGCCCGTCCACGGCGTCCGTCCTGGACATGACCGAGGCGTACGCGACGCTCGCCAACCACGGCAAGCACGGCACGTACACGCTCGTCGAGAAGATCAGCAAGGACGGCCAGGACATCGCGCTGCCGCAGCGCAAGACATCGACGGCGGTGAGCCGCGAGGCCGCGGACACCACGACGTCGATCCTGCAGAGCGTGGTGCAGTCCGGCACCGGCCGCGAGGCCCTCGCCGCGGGCCGTCCGGCGGCGGGCAAGACGGGTACGGCGGAGAACGACAAGGCGGCCTGGTTCGCGGGCTACACCCCCGACCTCGCCACCGTGGTCGCGGTGATGGGCCAGGACCCGGTCACGGCGACGCAGACGCCGCTGTACGGGGCGCTCGGCGAGACCCGCATCAACG harbors:
- a CDS encoding transglycosylase domain-containing protein translates to MVLGAFILFVLLGVGAFMTGYFLVNIPPANAMATKQSNVYLYSDGTEIARDGKVNRENVPLSKVPKKVQHAVLAAEDRDFYSESAVDPKAMLRAGWNTLTGKGKQSGSTITQQYVKNYYLAQEQTVSRKVKEFFIAIKLDREVSKDEILQGYLNTSYFGRSAYGVQAAAQAYYGKDVEDLSVGQGAYLATLVNSPNAYDVATHPENKPRAVARWNYVLDGMVKEGWLEKAERDKVKFPMPEQAKGAPGLSGQRGYVVKAVEDYLIENRIVDEDALSKGGYRITTTLQKPKQDAFVKAVDEQVMSKIDKKVRKIDKDVRVGGASVDPKTGKVVAMYGGIDYTKQFVNNATRRDYQVGSTFKPFVFTSAVENDSTTQDGRPITPNTVYDGNNRRPVQGWDGGTYAPANEDDYQYGDISVREATDKSVNSVYAQMAVDVGSDKVKETAVALGVPAKTPDLTASPSIALGPSTASVLDMTEAYATLANHGKHGTYTLVEKISKDGQDIALPQRKTSTAVSREAADTTTSILQSVVQSGTGREALAAGRPAAGKTGTAENDKAAWFAGYTPDLATVVAVMGQDPVTATQTPLYGALGETRINGGGYPAKVWAQFTKDALEGKPVKEFDLQLEPGSEEPVAPDPSQTAQEPDEGDDTGGATDGGPSEEPDRGGRTQGGQTQEPTGGQGQGGQDQGGQGQGGQTQDPTGGQDQGGATQGGGADGGGATGDNEGGQGGGAAQGALGGLTVGPGGRDRDD
- a CDS encoding ABC-2 family transporter protein; protein product: MCVRTGRFRLYAAVAGGNFRRFATYRMATLAGVFTNTVFGVILAYTYKALWDERPGLGGYDQAQALTYVWLGQALLMTVAAMGGGFEADLMERIRTGDVATDLHRPADLQAWWLASDLGRAAFHLLGRGVVPMIFGALAFQLALPRSPLTWLATLLAVFLGVVVSFALRYLVALSAFWLLDGAGVAQISWLAGTFFSGMLLPLNVFPGALGEIARALPWSALLQVPADVFLGKHTGTGLLAIYAFQAAWAAALLAVGRLLQGVATRRVVVQGG